From Elephas maximus indicus isolate mEleMax1 chromosome 1, mEleMax1 primary haplotype, whole genome shotgun sequence, a single genomic window includes:
- the PRRT1 gene encoding proline-rich transmembrane protein 1 isoform X2: MSSEKSGAGGLASSAASAQRGPSSSATLPRPPHHAPPGPAAGAPPPGCATLPRMPPDPYLQETRFESSLPPPPPAAAAPPPPPPTQTTQAPGFVVPTHAGAVGTLPLGGYVAPGYPLQLQPCTAYVPVYPVGTPYTGGAPGGAGVTSTLPPPPQGPGLALLEPRRPPHDYMPIAVLTTICCFWPTGIIAIFKAVQVRTALARGDMVSAEIASREARNFSFISLAVGIAAMVLCTILTVVIIIAAQHHENYWDP, translated from the exons ATGTCATCCGAAAAGtcag GGGCCGGCGGCCTGGCCTCTTCTGCGGCCAGCGCTCAGCGTGGCCCCTCGTCTTCCGCCACACTGCCGCGGCCCCCGCACCACGCCCCGCCCGGTCCTGCCGCCGGGGCGCCCCCGCCCGGCTGTGCTACGTTGCCCCGCATGCCACCCGACCCTTACCTGCAGGAGACTCGCTTCGAGAGTTCACTGCCCCCGCCGCCACCTGCCGCCGCAGCTCCACCGCCGCCTCCGCCCACCCAGACTACCCAGGCCCCAGGCTTTGTGGTGCCCACGCACGCGGGGGCGGTGGGCACTCTGCCGCTGGGGGGCTACGTGGCCCCGGGCTACCCCCTACAACTGCAGCCCTGCACTGCCTACGTGCCGGTCTACCCTGTGGGCACG CCCTACACGGGCGGGGCCCCGGGGGGAGCGGGGGTGACCTCCACGCTTCCCCCACCGCCCCAGGGTCCAGGGCTGGCCCTGCTGGAGCCGAGGCGCCCGCCGCACGACTACATGCCCATCGCAGTGCTGACTACCATCTGCTGCTTTTGGCCTACGGGCATCATCGCCATCTTCAAGGCAgtgcag GTGCGTACGGCCTTGGCCCGCGGAGACATGGTGTCGGCAGAGATCGCCTCACGCGAGGCCCGGAACTTCTCTTTCATCTCCCTTGCCGTGGGCATCGCGGCCATGGTGCTCTGTACCATCCTCACCGTAGTCATCATCATCGCTGCGCAGCACCACGAGAACTATTGGGATCCTTAG
- the PRRT1 gene encoding proline-rich transmembrane protein 1 isoform X1, with amino-acid sequence MSSEKSGLPDSVPHTSPPPYNAPQPPAEPPAPPPQAATSSHHHHHHHYHQSGTATLPRLGAGGLASSAASAQRGPSSSATLPRPPHHAPPGPAAGAPPPGCATLPRMPPDPYLQETRFESSLPPPPPAAAAPPPPPPTQTTQAPGFVVPTHAGAVGTLPLGGYVAPGYPLQLQPCTAYVPVYPVGTPYTGGAPGGAGVTSTLPPPPQGPGLALLEPRRPPHDYMPIAVLTTICCFWPTGIIAIFKAVQVRTALARGDMVSAEIASREARNFSFISLAVGIAAMVLCTILTVVIIIAAQHHENYWDP; translated from the exons ATGTCATCCGAAAAGtcag GCCTCCCGGACTCAGTCCCTCACACCTCCCCGCCCCCGTACAATGCCCCTCAGCCCCCGGCCgaaccccccgccccgcccccacagGCCGCCACCTCCtcgcaccatcaccaccaccaccactaccaccagtcTGGCACTGCCACCCTTCCGCGCTTAGGGGCCGGCGGCCTGGCCTCTTCTGCGGCCAGCGCTCAGCGTGGCCCCTCGTCTTCCGCCACACTGCCGCGGCCCCCGCACCACGCCCCGCCCGGTCCTGCCGCCGGGGCGCCCCCGCCCGGCTGTGCTACGTTGCCCCGCATGCCACCCGACCCTTACCTGCAGGAGACTCGCTTCGAGAGTTCACTGCCCCCGCCGCCACCTGCCGCCGCAGCTCCACCGCCGCCTCCGCCCACCCAGACTACCCAGGCCCCAGGCTTTGTGGTGCCCACGCACGCGGGGGCGGTGGGCACTCTGCCGCTGGGGGGCTACGTGGCCCCGGGCTACCCCCTACAACTGCAGCCCTGCACTGCCTACGTGCCGGTCTACCCTGTGGGCACG CCCTACACGGGCGGGGCCCCGGGGGGAGCGGGGGTGACCTCCACGCTTCCCCCACCGCCCCAGGGTCCAGGGCTGGCCCTGCTGGAGCCGAGGCGCCCGCCGCACGACTACATGCCCATCGCAGTGCTGACTACCATCTGCTGCTTTTGGCCTACGGGCATCATCGCCATCTTCAAGGCAgtgcag GTGCGTACGGCCTTGGCCCGCGGAGACATGGTGTCGGCAGAGATCGCCTCACGCGAGGCCCGGAACTTCTCTTTCATCTCCCTTGCCGTGGGCATCGCGGCCATGGTGCTCTGTACCATCCTCACCGTAGTCATCATCATCGCTGCGCAGCACCACGAGAACTATTGGGATCCTTAG
- the PPT2 gene encoding lysosomal thioesterase PPT2 isoform X1 — MHSRIKSCGSMLGLRWPRLPPAGLLFLLPLLPLLLLPGTPALHLATYTYKPVIVVHGLFDSSYSFRHLLEYINQTHPGTVVTVLDLFDGRESLRPLWEQVQGFREAVAPIMAKAPEGVHLICYSQGGLVCRALLSVMDDHNVDSFISLSSPQMGQYGDTDYLKWLFPTSMRSNLYRICYSPWGQEFSICNYWHDPHHDDLYLNASSFLALINGERDHPNATAWRKNFLRVGHLVLIGGPDDGVITPWQSSFFGFYDANETVLEMEEQLVYLRDSFGLKTLLARGAIVRCPMAGIPHTAWHSNRTLYETCIEPWLS; from the exons ATGCACTCCAGAATAAAGAGTT GCGGGAGCATGCTAGGGCTCCGGTGGCCGCGGCTTCCGCCGGCGGGGCTCCTGTTCCTGTTGCCGCTtctgccactgctgctgctgccgggGACCCCGGCGCTCCACCTCGCTACCTACACCTACAAGCCGGTCATCGTGGTGCACGGGCTCTTCGACAGCTCGTACAGCTTCCGCCACCTACTGGAATACATCAACCAG ACACACCCCGGGACTGTGGTGACAGTGCTTGATCTCTTTGATGGAAGAGAGAGCTTGCGGCCCCTGTGGGAACAGGTGCAGGGGTTCCGAGAGGCTGTGGCCCCCATCATGGCGAAGGCCCCTGAAGGAGTACATCTCATCTGCTACTCACAGG GTGGCCTTGTGTGCCGGGCACTGCTCTCTGTCATGGATGATCACAATGTGGACTCTTTCATCTCCCTCTCCTCTCCACAGATGGGACAGTATGGAG ACACAGACTATTTGAAGTGGCTGTTCCCCACCTCCATGCGGTCTAACCTTTACCGGATCTGCTATAGCCCCTGGGGCCAGGAATTCTCCATCTGCAACTATTGGCATG ACCCTCACCATGATGACTTGTACCTCAACGCCAGCAGCTTCCTGGCCCTGATCAATGGGGAAAGAGACCATCCCAATGCCACTG CGTGGCGGAAGAACTTTCTTCGTGTGGGTCACCTGGTGCTGATTGGAGGCCCTGATGATGGTGTTATTACCCCGTGGCAGTCCAG CTTCTTTGGTTTCTACGATGCAAATGAGACGGTCTTAGAGATGGAGGAACAACTG GTTTATCTGCGGGACTCTTTTGGGCTGAAGACACTCTTGGCCCGGGGGGCCATAGTGAGGTGTCCGATGGCTGGGATCCCCCACACGGCTTGGCATTCCAACCGCACCCTTTATGAGACCTGCATCGAACCATGGCTCTCCTGA
- the PPT2 gene encoding lysosomal thioesterase PPT2 isoform X2, which translates to MLGLRWPRLPPAGLLFLLPLLPLLLLPGTPALHLATYTYKPVIVVHGLFDSSYSFRHLLEYINQTHPGTVVTVLDLFDGRESLRPLWEQVQGFREAVAPIMAKAPEGVHLICYSQGGLVCRALLSVMDDHNVDSFISLSSPQMGQYGDTDYLKWLFPTSMRSNLYRICYSPWGQEFSICNYWHDPHHDDLYLNASSFLALINGERDHPNATAWRKNFLRVGHLVLIGGPDDGVITPWQSSFFGFYDANETVLEMEEQLVYLRDSFGLKTLLARGAIVRCPMAGIPHTAWHSNRTLYETCIEPWLS; encoded by the exons ATGCTAGGGCTCCGGTGGCCGCGGCTTCCGCCGGCGGGGCTCCTGTTCCTGTTGCCGCTtctgccactgctgctgctgccgggGACCCCGGCGCTCCACCTCGCTACCTACACCTACAAGCCGGTCATCGTGGTGCACGGGCTCTTCGACAGCTCGTACAGCTTCCGCCACCTACTGGAATACATCAACCAG ACACACCCCGGGACTGTGGTGACAGTGCTTGATCTCTTTGATGGAAGAGAGAGCTTGCGGCCCCTGTGGGAACAGGTGCAGGGGTTCCGAGAGGCTGTGGCCCCCATCATGGCGAAGGCCCCTGAAGGAGTACATCTCATCTGCTACTCACAGG GTGGCCTTGTGTGCCGGGCACTGCTCTCTGTCATGGATGATCACAATGTGGACTCTTTCATCTCCCTCTCCTCTCCACAGATGGGACAGTATGGAG ACACAGACTATTTGAAGTGGCTGTTCCCCACCTCCATGCGGTCTAACCTTTACCGGATCTGCTATAGCCCCTGGGGCCAGGAATTCTCCATCTGCAACTATTGGCATG ACCCTCACCATGATGACTTGTACCTCAACGCCAGCAGCTTCCTGGCCCTGATCAATGGGGAAAGAGACCATCCCAATGCCACTG CGTGGCGGAAGAACTTTCTTCGTGTGGGTCACCTGGTGCTGATTGGAGGCCCTGATGATGGTGTTATTACCCCGTGGCAGTCCAG CTTCTTTGGTTTCTACGATGCAAATGAGACGGTCTTAGAGATGGAGGAACAACTG GTTTATCTGCGGGACTCTTTTGGGCTGAAGACACTCTTGGCCCGGGGGGCCATAGTGAGGTGTCCGATGGCTGGGATCCCCCACACGGCTTGGCATTCCAACCGCACCCTTTATGAGACCTGCATCGAACCATGGCTCTCCTGA
- the EGFL8 gene encoding epidermal growth factor-like protein 8 isoform X2, with protein MGSRIELCTLLSGLSFLLLPLPGEGTKGGSLKESHGVCSKQTLMVPLRYNESYSQPTYKPYLTLCTGRRVCSTYRTVYHVAWREVRREVQQTHTVCCQGWKKRHPGALTCEAICTKPCQNGGICVQPDQCECAPGWGGKHCHVDVDECRTSVALCSHHCLNTVGSFTCSCPHGLGLGPDGRTCAKGSQEPPTSTSILSVAIREVEHDEHTLRQEIRELRGRLEQLEQWAGQAGAWVRAVLPVPPEELQPQQVAELWGRGDRIDSLSDQVLLLEEKLGTCSCEDNSLGPGLNR; from the exons ATGGGGTCCAGGATTGAGCTGTGCACTCTCTTAAGCGGACTCTCATTCCTCCTGCTACCGTTGCCAGGCGAGGGGACCAAGGGTGGATCCCTCAAAGAGAG TCATGGTGTCTGCTCCAAGCAGACGCTGATGGTTCCGCTCCGCTACAATGAGTCCTACAGCCAACCCACATACAAACCCTACCTGACCCTGTGCACCGGGCGGCGTGTCTGCAGCACCTACAG GACTGTGTACCACGTAGCGTGGAGGGAAGTGAGGAGGGAGGTGCAGCAGACCCACACCGTGTGCTGCCAGGGCTGGAAGAAGCGGCACCCAGGGGCACTCACCTGTGAAG cCATATGCACCAAACCCTGCCAGAATGGAGGCATCTGTGTGCAGCCGGATCAGTGCGAGTGTGCCCCTGGCTGGGGGGGGAAGCACTGTCACGTGG ATGTGGATGAATGCAGGACCAGCGTCGCTCTTTGCTCACACCACTGCCTCAACACAGTGGGCAGCTTCACCTGCAGCTGCCCCCATGGCCTGGGGCTGGGCCCAGATGGGCGCACCTGTGCGAAGGGCTCTCAGGAGCCCCCAACCAGTACCAGCATCCTCAGCGTGGCCA TTCGTGAGGTGGAACATGACGAGCATACCTTAAGGCAGGAGATTAGGGAGCTTCGAGGGCGCCTGGAGCAGCTGGAGCAG TGGGCAGGCCAGGCCGGGGCCTGGGTCAGAGCTGTGCTGCCTGTGCCGCCTGAAGAGCTACAGCCTCAACAGGTGGCTGAGCTGTGGGGCCGGGGCGACAGGATCGACTCTCTCAGTGACCAGGTGCTGCTGCTGGAGGAGAAGCTAGGCACCT GCTCCTGTGAGGACAACAGCCTGGGCCCTGGCCTCAACCGCTGA
- the EGFL8 gene encoding epidermal growth factor-like protein 8 isoform X1: MGSRIELCTLLSGLSFLLLPLPGEGTKGGSLKESHGVCSKQTLMVPLRYNESYSQPTYKPYLTLCTGRRVCSTYRTVYHVAWREVRREVQQTHTVCCQGWKKRHPGALTCEAICTKPCQNGGICVQPDQCECAPGWGGKHCHVDVDECRTSVALCSHHCLNTVGSFTCSCPHGLGLGPDGRTCAKGSQEPPTSTSILSVAIREVEHDEHTLRQEIRELRGRLEQLEQVSRGARGPWDTMAQPQPPEVSLSWQWAGQAGAWVRAVLPVPPEELQPQQVAELWGRGDRIDSLSDQVLLLEEKLGTCSCEDNSLGPGLNR, encoded by the exons ATGGGGTCCAGGATTGAGCTGTGCACTCTCTTAAGCGGACTCTCATTCCTCCTGCTACCGTTGCCAGGCGAGGGGACCAAGGGTGGATCCCTCAAAGAGAG TCATGGTGTCTGCTCCAAGCAGACGCTGATGGTTCCGCTCCGCTACAATGAGTCCTACAGCCAACCCACATACAAACCCTACCTGACCCTGTGCACCGGGCGGCGTGTCTGCAGCACCTACAG GACTGTGTACCACGTAGCGTGGAGGGAAGTGAGGAGGGAGGTGCAGCAGACCCACACCGTGTGCTGCCAGGGCTGGAAGAAGCGGCACCCAGGGGCACTCACCTGTGAAG cCATATGCACCAAACCCTGCCAGAATGGAGGCATCTGTGTGCAGCCGGATCAGTGCGAGTGTGCCCCTGGCTGGGGGGGGAAGCACTGTCACGTGG ATGTGGATGAATGCAGGACCAGCGTCGCTCTTTGCTCACACCACTGCCTCAACACAGTGGGCAGCTTCACCTGCAGCTGCCCCCATGGCCTGGGGCTGGGCCCAGATGGGCGCACCTGTGCGAAGGGCTCTCAGGAGCCCCCAACCAGTACCAGCATCCTCAGCGTGGCCA TTCGTGAGGTGGAACATGACGAGCATACCTTAAGGCAGGAGATTAGGGAGCTTCGAGGGCGCCTGGAGCAGCTGGAGCAGGTGAGCAGAGGTGCCCGGGGCCCTTGGGACACAATGGCCCAGCCCCAACCTCCTGAGGTATCTCTTTCTTGGCAGTGGGCAGGCCAGGCCGGGGCCTGGGTCAGAGCTGTGCTGCCTGTGCCGCCTGAAGAGCTACAGCCTCAACAGGTGGCTGAGCTGTGGGGCCGGGGCGACAGGATCGACTCTCTCAGTGACCAGGTGCTGCTGCTGGAGGAGAAGCTAGGCACCT GCTCCTGTGAGGACAACAGCCTGGGCCCTGGCCTCAACCGCTGA
- the AGPAT1 gene encoding 1-acyl-sn-glycerol-3-phosphate acyltransferase alpha — protein MELWPGAWTVLLLLFLLLLFLLPALWFCSPSAKYFFKMGFYNGWILFLAVLAIPVCAVRGRNVENMKILRLMLLHIKYLYGIRVEVRGAHHFPPSQPYVVVSNHQSSLDLLGMMEVLPSRCVPIAKRELLWAGSAGLACWLAGVIFIDRKRTGDAINVMSEVAQTLLTQDVRVWVFPEGTRNHNGSMLPFKRGAFHLAVQAQVPIVPIVMSSYQDFYCKKERRFTSGRCQVRVLPPVPTEGLIPDDVPALADRVRHSMLTVFREISTDGRGGGDYLKKPGGVAEAQL, from the exons ATGGAGCTGTGGCCAGGGGCATGGACAGTGTTGCTGCTGCTCTTCCTGttgctgctctttctgctgccCGCCCTGTGGTTCTGCAGCCCCAGTGCCAAGTACTTCTTCAAGATGGGCTTCTACAACGGCTGGATCCTCTTCCTGGCTGTGCTCGCCATCCCTGTGTGTGCCGTGCGAGGACGCAATGTCGAGAACATGAA GATCTTGCGTCTGATGCTGCTCCACATCAAATACCTGTATGGAATCCGGGTGGAGGTGCGAGGGGCCCACCACTTCCCTCCGTCACAGCCCTACGTCGTCGTCTCCAATCACCAGAGCTCCCTCGACCTACTTG GAATGATGGAGGTCCTGCCTAGCCGCTGTGTGCCCATTGCCAAGCGCGAGCTGCTGTGGGCTGGCTCTGCTGGGCTGGCCTGCTGGCTGGCAGGAGTCATCTTCATCGACCGGAAGCGCACAGGGGATGCCATCAATGTCATGTCTGAGGTGGCCCAGACCCTGCTTACCCAGGAT GTGCGGGTCTGGGTTTTTCCTGAGGGAACGAGAAACCACAACGGTTCTATGCTGCCCTTCAAACGTGGCGCCTTCCACCTTGCAGTCCAGGCCCAG GTTCCCATTGTCCCCATAGTCATGTCCTCCTACCAAGACTTCTACTGCAAGAAGGAGCGCCGCTTCACCTCCG GGCGATGTCAAGTACGAGTGCTGCCCCCAGTGCCCACAGAAGGCCTGATACCAGATGACGTCCCAGCGCTGGCTGACAGAGTCCGGCACTCCATGCTCACAGTTTTCCGAGAAATCTCCACCGATGGCCGGGGTGGTGGTGACTATCTGAAGAAGCCTGGGGGGGTGGCCGAGGCCCAGCTGTGA